The following coding sequences lie in one Zingiber officinale cultivar Zhangliang chromosome 2B, Zo_v1.1, whole genome shotgun sequence genomic window:
- the LOC122046496 gene encoding protein KINESIN LIGHT CHAIN-RELATED 1-like, with amino-acid sequence MCSIADHSFTACSDASDGAGILGSSEGQVGLNEMPRNMISSDAKENLSTPMSSRTQSMNSSVTEAMEFQTDSLKEPSIEKLYDNVCELESSYDGSVSRQSYGSDSEESRIDSELCHLVGGHAIKAIEEEEDRNAAKVVNQRKNGATERKNGATEKKLETNPKSLPSNISSGSSKKLKRPPQFRHNPDKCLTSSTKEKISPRHDDKTVAKIGLKTLQKDNKSAAKNGLRISPQKDVKTVAKSGYVVRHMEKQNKHFTREANSDNGSDDLSEGGLDNPDLGPFLLKHAKDLIASNNSKRALKYALRAAKSFEKCTGGKPSLDLVISLHVVAAIYCNMGQFAEAVPVLQKSLEIPVPEESQEHALAKFSGYMQLGDTYAMLGLLESSIYCYQQGLEIQRQALGDLDPRFGETCRYLAEAHVQALQFEEAERLCQKALDVHKANGETTSVEEAADRRLMGLICDTKGDHEAALEHLVLASMGLVSNGQETEVASVDISIGDIYLSLARYDEAVLSYRKALTAFKASKGENHPAVASVLVHLADLYNRIGKFRESKCYCENALRIYNKPIAGTSSEEIATGLTNVSSIFESMNEPEEALKLLQKAVKMYNNSPGQQSTIAGIEAQMGVLHYIIGNYDESYLSLENAITKLRACGEKKSAFFGIVLNQMGLSCIRRLAISEAAKSFEEARSILEQECGPYHPDTLGVYSNLAGAYDAMGRYDEAIEILEYVVGLREEKLGTASPDVKDEKRRLAELLKENGRVRNMKPRSLETLFDKNALGTKKKVFAGV; translated from the exons ATGTGCTCAATTGCAGATCATTCCTTTACTGCATGCAGTGATGCTTCGGATGGCGCCGGGATTTTAGG GAGTTCTGAGGGTCAAGTTGGTTTAAATGAAATGCCACGCAACATGATTTCTTCTGATGCCAAAGAAAATTTATCCACACCAATGTCATCGAGGACTCAAAGCATGAACAGTTCTGTGACTGAGGCTATGGAATTTCAAACTGATAGTTTAAAGGAGCCATCAATTGAGAAGTTATATGACAATGTATGCGAGTTGGAAAGCTCTTATGACGGATCAGTGTCACGGCAGAGCTATGGCTCAGATAGTGAGGAGTCAAGGATTGACTCAGAATTGTGTCATCTTGTAGGTGGCCATGCTATTAAAGCcattgaagaggaagaagatagaaatGCAGCCAAAGTAGTAAACCAAAGGAAGAATGGGGCGACTGAAAGGAAAAATGGTGCGACTGAAAAGAAACTTGAGACCAATCCTAAATCCCTGCCTTCCAATATATCTTCTGGATCCTCAAAGAAGCTGAAAAGACCTCCTCAGTTTCGACACAACCCTGATAAATGTCTAACATCCTCCACAAAGGAAAAAATATCACCACGCCACGATGATAAAACTGTGGCCAAAATTGGTTTAAAAACATTACAGAAGGATAATAAATCTGCAGCAAAGAATGGCTTAAGAATATCACCACAGAAGGATGTTAAAACTGTGGCAAAGAGTGGTTATGTAGTCAGGCATATGGAAAAACAGAATAAGCATTTTACAAGAGAGGCAAATTCAGATAATGGGTCTGATGATCTATCTGAAGGAGGGCTGGATAACCCTGACCTTGGGCCTTTCCTTCTTAAGCATGCCAAAGATTTGATTGCTTCAAACAATTCAAAAAGAGCTCTGAAATATGCTCTTCGAGCAGCCAAGTCGTTTGAGAAATGTACTGGTGGGAAACCAAGCTTAGACTTGGTCATAAGCTTGCATGTTGTAGCAGCAATCTATTGCAACATGGGACAGTTCGCTGAGGCTGTTCCTGTTCTTCAGAAATCTCTGGAGATCCCAGTTCCTGAAGAAAGCCAAGAGCATGCTCTTGCCAAATTTTCTGGTTATATGCAGCTGGGTGACACTTATGCTATGTTGGGGCTCCTAGAGAGTTCAATATATTGCTACCAGCAAGGATTAGAAATTCAGAGGCAGGCCTTGGGTGATTTGGATCCCCGATTTGGTGAAACTTGTCGTTACTTAGCTGAAGCTCATGTTCAAGCACTGCAATTTGAAGAGGCTGAGAGGTTGTGCCAGAAGGCTCTTGATGTCCATAAAGCGAATGGGGAAACCACATCTGTTGAAGAGGCAGCAGATAGGAGACTCATGGGTCTCATTTGTGATACCAAGGGGGACCATGAAGCAGCTTTGGAGCATTTAGTCTTGGCTAGCATGGGTTTGGTGTCTAATGGTCAGGAAACTGAAGTGGCTTCAGTAGATATTAGCATAGGTGACATCTACCTCTCATTGGCACGATATGATGAAGCTGTGCTATCGTACAGGAAAGCACTCACTGCATTCAAGGCATCCAAAGGAGAGAACCATCCCGCTGTTGCTtcagtcttggtacatcttgctGATTTGTATAATAGGATAGGAAAGTTCAGGGAATCAAAATGCTACTGTGAAAATGCTCTTCGAATATATAATAAACCAATTGCTGGAACATCATCAGAGGAAATTGCTACTGGATTGACGAATGTCTCATCTATATTTGAGTCAATGAATGAACCTGAAGAGGCACTGAAGTTACTACAGAAAGCTGTGAAGATGTATAACAATTCTCCGGGTCAACAGAGCACCATTGCTGGAATTGAAGCACAGATGGGGGTTCTGCACTACATTATAGGAAACTATGACGAGTCTTACCTTTCATTGGAGAATGCCATCACCAAGTTACGAGCATGTGGAGAGAAGAAGTCTGCTTTCTTTGGAATTGTTTTGAACCAGATGGGGCTTTCTTGCATTCGGAGGTTGGCCATTAGTGAAGCTGCGAAATCGTTTGAGGAAGCCAGAAGCATTCTTGAACAAGAGTGCGGTCCTTATCATCCAGACACATTAGGAGTATACAGCAATCTAGCAGGTGCTTATGATGCTATGGGAAG GTATGATGAAGCCATTGAGATTCTCGAGTATGTTGTTGGGTTGAGGGAGGAAAAGCTTGGAACGGCCAGCCCAGATGTAAAGGATGAGAAGAGGAGGTTGGCTGAACTGCTGAAGGAGAATGGGCGAGTGAGGAACATGAAACCAAGGTCCTTGGAAACTCTGTTTGACAAGAATGCTCTTGGTACAAAGAAAAAGGTTTTTGCTGGAGTATGA